A single genomic interval of Oncorhynchus gorbuscha isolate QuinsamMale2020 ecotype Even-year unplaced genomic scaffold, OgorEven_v1.0 Un_scaffold_2253, whole genome shotgun sequence harbors:
- the LOC124025454 gene encoding tektin-4-like, translating to MSSEVLVARHNFDGRSVAQAGEPFPPPDAEATFKEGFYPSSGLATAGYRSSKYSPEEWHINNFSTLHQAATDRNNAERICYESKTLYQETEAGTLRTQAEGTRHLGERLQHIHFWKSELQRHIEKLVAETDLLLQQKRRLLKALDATEIPFAIATDNLTCRERRLGPDLVKDGVEEELLKEVELIRSIQALLKRTLSQAVNQIKCNRDAKQTLELDWSDKYQAYSLDDQCGRYNNMSTDTQYHPNSDNLQDQLCNRDAWLSFTQDNLSVAQREEQASVELRLLVERVLQETAEDLRVQCSNVDQAFSQRCLQLTEAKTQLQLHLSQILDQIGAQERNIVSLQQALYDKEAPLRVAQSRLHQRSHRPHMELCRDNPQFSLVGEAGQISQTMSSLQQQLSAARSSLSHLEESRMVLEKDIGCKTHSLLIDRDKCMSHRTRYPSIIALSGY from the exons ATGTCTTCAGAAGTTTTAGTGGCCAGACATAATTTCGACGGCAGGTCAGTTGCCCAAGCAGGCGAGCCGTTCCCGCCTCCAGACGCAGAGGCCACATTCAAGGAGGGCTTCTATCCCTCCTCCGGCTTGGCTACGGCGGGGTACCGTTCATCCAAGTACAGCCCGGAGGAATGGCACATCAATAACTTCTCTACCCTTCACCAGGCCGCTACTGACCGAAACAACGCCGAGAGGATTTGCTATGAGTCCAAAACACTGTATCAAGAGACCGAGGCCGGGACTCTGCGCACCCAAGCGGAGGGGACGCGGCACCTGGGAGAGAGACTGCAGCATATCCACTTCTGGAAGTCGGAGCTGCAGCGGCACATCGAGAAGCTGGTGGCCGAGACAGACCTCCTCCTGCAGCAGAAGAGGAGGCTGTTGAAGGCGCTGGACGCCACCGAGATCCCGTTCGCCATCGCCACGGATAACCTAACCTGTCGGGAACGGCGGCTGGGTCCCGACCTGGTTAAAGACGGCGTAGAGGAGGAGCTGCTTAAG GAGGTGGAGTTAATCAGGAGCATCCAGGCTCTGTTGAAGAGAACGCTGAGTCAGGCTGTCAATCAAATCAA gtgtaACAGAGATGCCAAGCAGACTCTAGAGCTGGACTGGTCTGATAAGTACCAGGCCTACAGTCTGGATGACCAGTGTGGTCGCTACAACAACATGAGTACTGACACTCAGTACCACCCCAACTCAGACAACCTACAGGACCA gctGTGTAACCGTGATGCGTGGCTgtctttcacccaggacaacctGTCTGTGGCTCAGCGGGAGGAGCAGGCCAGTGTGGAGCTCAGGCTGCTGGTGGAGAGGGTCCTACAGGAGACTGCTGAGGACCTGAGGGTCCAGTGCTCCAACGTAGACCAGGCCTTCAGCCAGCGCTGTCTGCAGCTCACTGAGGCCAAGACACAGCTACAACTGCATCTCAGTCag atcctggATCAGATCGGGGCCCAGGAGAGGAACATTGTGTCTCTTCAGCAGGCTCTGTATGATAAAGAGGCCCCTCTGAGAGTGGCTCAGTCCCGGCTGCACCAACGCTCACACAGACCCCACATGGAGCTCTGTAGGGACAACCCAcaattcag cctgGTGGGCGAGGCAGGTCAGATCTCCCAGACCATGTCATCCCTGCAGCAGCAGCTGTCTGCAGCGCGGAGCTCCCTGTCCCACCTGGAGGAGTCCCGCATGGTGCTGGAGAAGGACATTGGCTGTAAGACCCACAGTCTGCTCATTGACAGGGACAAGTGCATGTCCCACCGCACCCGCTACCCCTCCATCATAGCCCTGTCTGggtactga